One Lentibacillus cibarius DNA window includes the following coding sequences:
- the glnA gene encoding type I glutamate--ammonia ligase — translation MSDSLTREQIMKKIEEENVQFIRLQFTDMLGTIKNVEIPLSQLDKALDNKMMFDGSSIEGFVRIEESDMYLHPDLDTFVVFPWTSEKGKVARFICDIYNPDGTPFGGCPRYNLKRNLQKMEELGFDAFNIGTEPEFFLFKLDEKGDPSLELNDRGGYFDLAPTDLGENCRRDIVLELEEMGFEIEASHHEGAPGQHEIDFKYSDAVKHADDIQTFKLVVKTIARKHNLHATFMPKPLFGVNGSGMHVNMSLFKNGENSFFDQQGDMQLSEIAYQFTAGMIKHATNFTAVTNPTVNSYKRLVPGYEAPCYVAWSGTNRSPLVRIPYSRGLSTRIEVRSVDPSANPYMAMSVLLASGLDGIQNKLNPPTAVDRNIYMMDRKEREQNGIKDLPATLMDALEALQQDQIIIDALGEHLFEHFIEAKEIEWEMFRTTVHPWEREQYLSTY, via the coding sequence ATGTCTGACAGTCTGACAAGAGAACAAATAATGAAAAAAATCGAGGAGGAAAACGTCCAGTTCATCCGTCTACAATTCACTGACATGCTGGGAACAATAAAAAATGTTGAAATTCCTCTCAGTCAGCTCGACAAAGCATTAGATAATAAAATGATGTTTGACGGATCATCCATCGAAGGGTTCGTACGGATAGAGGAGTCAGACATGTATTTGCACCCTGACCTTGATACATTTGTTGTTTTCCCTTGGACATCTGAAAAAGGGAAAGTGGCACGGTTCATCTGTGATATTTATAATCCGGATGGCACGCCATTTGGAGGCTGTCCACGGTATAACCTGAAACGCAATTTGCAGAAAATGGAGGAATTAGGTTTTGATGCTTTCAATATTGGAACAGAACCGGAATTCTTTTTATTCAAATTAGATGAAAAAGGTGACCCATCGCTGGAATTGAATGATCGTGGCGGGTATTTTGATCTCGCACCAACGGATTTAGGGGAAAACTGTCGACGTGATATTGTGCTGGAATTGGAAGAAATGGGTTTCGAGATTGAGGCATCCCATCATGAAGGAGCACCAGGTCAGCACGAAATTGACTTTAAATACTCAGATGCAGTAAAACATGCAGACGATATTCAAACATTCAAATTGGTAGTGAAAACGATAGCGAGAAAACATAATCTCCACGCAACTTTTATGCCAAAACCGCTGTTTGGTGTCAATGGTTCCGGTATGCATGTGAATATGTCCTTGTTTAAAAATGGGGAAAACAGCTTTTTTGATCAACAAGGTGATATGCAGCTCAGTGAAATTGCATACCAGTTTACTGCTGGGATGATCAAACATGCTACCAATTTCACGGCCGTTACAAACCCGACTGTTAATTCCTATAAACGACTTGTTCCAGGTTATGAAGCACCATGCTACGTTGCCTGGTCGGGGACAAACCGAAGCCCACTTGTCCGTATTCCTTATTCCAGAGGGTTAAGTACACGGATTGAGGTCAGAAGTGTTGATCCATCGGCTAATCCGTATATGGCTATGTCTGTATTGCTAGCGAGTGGACTTGATGGGATTCAAAATAAACTAAACCCACCGACGGCAGTTGACAGAAATATTTATATGATGGACAGAAAAGAACGTGAGCAGAACGGTATAAAAGATTTACCTGCAACCTTAATGGATGCACTGGAAGCGTTACAGCAAGATCAAATAATCATTGATGCCTTGGGTGAGCATTTGTTTGAACATTTTATTGAGGCCAAAGAAATCGAGTGGGAAATGTTCCGCACAACTGTACACCCTTGGGAAAGAGAACAGTATTTGAGTACGTACTAA
- a CDS encoding aminotransferase class I/II-fold pyridoxal phosphate-dependent enzyme has translation MINKLLTQAEKDCTNRHADVSRLVEINQKRILNAFINNRVSDSHFHSTTGYGYDDLGRETLEALYAEVFGGEDALVRPQIVSGTHAISTTLFGLLRPGDELLYITGKPYDTLESVIGINGDESGSLTDFHITYNQVELQDNGSVDFEGIKRKISPETAVVAIQRSKGYDDRPSFTIADIEEMITFVKEINKDISVFVDNCYGEFVEEREPMHVGADVIAGSLIKNPGGGIVRAGGYIVGREDLVQQCANRLTAPGLGKETGATLHILQEMFQGLFMAPLIVGEALKGAILTARFLDLAGFKTSPGYQAKRTDLIQSVTFNSAELMIAFCQAIQAHSPVNAFVKPYPSAMPGYEDEVIMAAGTFIQGASLELTADGPIREPYMAFIQGGLTYAHVKLSLEAAMQELVQKELITQ, from the coding sequence ATGATAAATAAGTTACTGACACAAGCAGAAAAAGACTGTACAAATAGGCATGCAGATGTTTCTAGGCTGGTTGAGATTAATCAGAAACGAATTCTTAACGCCTTCATTAACAACCGTGTCAGTGACAGTCACTTCCATTCGACGACAGGATATGGATATGATGATCTTGGCCGGGAAACACTAGAGGCGCTGTATGCTGAGGTTTTCGGAGGAGAGGATGCGTTAGTCCGCCCCCAGATTGTTTCTGGTACACACGCTATCTCCACCACCTTGTTTGGACTTCTCCGGCCTGGTGATGAACTGTTATATATTACGGGCAAACCATATGATACGCTCGAATCCGTCATCGGCATCAATGGAGATGAATCTGGCTCATTGACGGATTTTCATATTACATATAATCAGGTGGAGTTGCAGGATAATGGATCCGTTGACTTTGAGGGAATTAAACGGAAAATATCTCCGGAAACGGCTGTTGTTGCTATACAACGTTCCAAGGGATATGATGATAGACCATCGTTTACTATTGCAGATATCGAGGAAATGATTACCTTTGTAAAAGAAATAAATAAAGATATTTCAGTATTTGTTGACAATTGTTATGGTGAATTTGTTGAAGAGCGAGAACCGATGCATGTCGGTGCGGATGTCATCGCCGGATCATTGATTAAAAATCCTGGTGGCGGAATTGTAAGGGCAGGGGGGTATATTGTCGGCCGAGAAGATCTTGTACAGCAATGCGCTAACAGACTGACTGCTCCGGGCCTAGGAAAAGAAACTGGTGCAACATTACATATATTGCAGGAAATGTTTCAAGGTTTGTTCATGGCACCACTGATTGTTGGAGAAGCATTAAAAGGCGCTATATTAACAGCAAGATTTTTGGATTTAGCCGGTTTTAAGACTTCCCCGGGCTATCAGGCAAAACGTACGGATTTGATACAGTCTGTAACATTTAATAGCGCCGAACTTATGATAGCATTCTGTCAGGCAATCCAGGCACATTCGCCGGTGAATGCTTTTGTAAAGCCTTATCCGTCTGCAATGCCTGGATATGAGGATGAGGTAATTATGGCTGCTGGCACATTCATTCAAGGAGCCAGTCTTGAACTGACGGCGGACGGGCCAATTCGCGAACCATATATGGCTTTTATCCAGGGTGGACTGACATATGCACACGTAAAACTCTCCCTAGAAGCCGCCATGCAGGAGCTAGTACAAAAAGAACTAATTACGCAATAA
- a CDS encoding MerR family transcriptional regulator has protein sequence MNDQDRRSMPLFSISIVKQLTELTARQIRYYESHGLITPARTSGNQRLFSFNDVDCLLEIKKLLDKGVNLAGIKKIMLSDDKCDRKEMAASHDLSDRELRKYLKVKLTETTIPGRSHLHRGELSRFFQ, from the coding sequence ATGAATGATCAGGATCGGCGTTCGATGCCGTTGTTTTCTATAAGTATCGTCAAGCAGCTGACAGAACTAACAGCTAGGCAAATCCGATATTATGAATCGCATGGTTTAATTACCCCGGCAAGAACTTCCGGTAATCAGCGTTTATTTTCCTTTAACGATGTTGATTGTTTGTTAGAAATAAAAAAATTACTGGATAAAGGAGTTAATTTGGCTGGAATTAAAAAAATTATGCTTTCAGATGACAAGTGTGACAGAAAGGAAATGGCGGCAAGTCATGACTTATCTGACCGTGAACTTCGAAAATATTTGAAAGTGAAATTGACCGAGACCACTATACCCGGCAGATCTCATTTGCACCGGGGTGAATTATCCAGGTTTTTTCAATGA
- the hflX gene encoding GTPase HflX produces MAERILIIAVKMPSENEKRFESSLEELVSLCKTAGGFVEKTITQNRQKIHPAYYIGEGKLAEIKEAAEELDIDLIVSNDELSPGQLRNLSDQSGFQVIDRSQLILDIFAQRARTKEGKLQVELAQLQYTLPRLRGRGEEMSRLGAGIGTRGPGETKLETDQRHIRGRIDDIKRQLKMVVRQREQYRQRRKANEVFQIAIVGYTNAGKSTLFNRLTQSDSVAEDQLFATLDPLTRQIQLPSGFQTLITDTVGFIQDLPTSLIASFRSTLEEVAEADFILHIVDMSNPDLEQQERTVHNLLLELEADTIPMLTVYNKKDLIADDFIPTNHPYILISAHYSDDMNRLLEKIEEVLKTEWDWYSVSLRPDQGDLLHRMEKGTIMTERSFAEDQNMYMLQGYIRHDHPLKGLLKEF; encoded by the coding sequence ATGGCCGAACGAATATTGATTATTGCTGTAAAAATGCCAAGCGAAAATGAAAAACGATTTGAATCATCACTCGAGGAGCTTGTTTCACTTTGTAAAACCGCTGGGGGCTTTGTTGAAAAGACCATCACGCAAAATCGCCAAAAGATACACCCTGCTTACTATATCGGTGAGGGAAAACTAGCCGAAATTAAAGAAGCGGCTGAAGAACTGGATATTGATCTAATTGTCTCCAACGATGAACTTTCGCCGGGTCAACTGCGTAATCTGAGCGATCAATCCGGGTTTCAGGTTATTGACCGGAGCCAGCTAATATTGGATATTTTCGCCCAGCGTGCACGTACAAAAGAAGGTAAATTGCAAGTCGAACTCGCCCAGCTTCAGTATACATTGCCAAGATTACGCGGTAGAGGCGAGGAAATGTCTCGTCTTGGTGCCGGCATAGGAACACGTGGTCCAGGTGAAACAAAACTAGAAACCGATCAGCGACATATTCGAGGCCGGATTGATGATATTAAACGGCAATTGAAGATGGTTGTTCGTCAGCGGGAACAATATCGCCAACGAAGAAAAGCCAATGAGGTCTTCCAGATTGCGATTGTCGGGTATACAAATGCGGGCAAATCCACCCTTTTTAACCGACTGACACAAAGTGATTCGGTTGCCGAAGATCAACTGTTTGCTACACTTGATCCACTGACACGCCAGATTCAACTTCCATCTGGTTTTCAGACGCTCATTACTGATACAGTCGGCTTTATTCAGGATTTGCCGACATCACTTATTGCATCCTTCCGATCCACGCTGGAAGAAGTGGCTGAAGCGGACTTTATTTTGCATATTGTTGATATGTCTAATCCGGATCTAGAGCAGCAGGAGCGAACTGTCCACAACCTGCTGCTTGAGCTGGAGGCGGACACGATTCCAATGCTAACTGTTTATAACAAAAAAGATTTAATAGCCGATGATTTTATACCAACAAATCATCCGTATATCCTGATAAGTGCACATTATTCGGATGATATGAATCGACTTCTGGAAAAAATAGAGGAAGTGTTGAAGACCGAGTGGGATTGGTATTCGGTATCATTACGACCTGATCAAGGAGATTTGTTGCACCGTATGGAAAAAGGAACGATTATGACAGAACGATCATTTGCTGAAGACCAGAACATGTATATGTTACAGGGATATATCCGTCATGATCATCCACTGAAAGGCTTATTAAAGGAGTTTTGA